A window of Spirochaetota bacterium genomic DNA:
CGGGCATTTTTGCCTCTTCGAATGAAACCCCTCCGCCGGTAGGACTCGATTCGACGAAGCCGTCGGTGAAGAACAGGATCTTGCTCCCGGGCGGCAGGTCGTATTTGATGGTCCGATACTGCTTATTGAATTTCAACAGGGCCGCGTTCGGAAAAATGGCGAGCGCCGTGTTCCCGGTGCCCGACAACTGCGACACCGCGTCCCCGGTCAGGAGGTATGGCAGTGGATGGCCCGCGTTGGAATAGGTGATGGTCTTCCCCGCCAGATCGATGATCCCGTAGAAGGCCGATACGAAGTTGCCCTTGATCTGCCCGTAGAGAACGTCATTTATGTACGCGAGGAACTCCGCGGGTTTTTCCCTTACCGCGCCGGCCTGCATGATGCCCATCTTGACCATGGAGGTCACGAACGCCGCGTGCACGCCGTGCCCGGAAACGTCGCTCAGGAAAATCCCAATCCGGCCTGGAGAATCCAGCGGAATGAAGTCATAAAAATCACCCCCGATCTGGTCCATGGGCAGGTAAAGCGCGTAAATACTTTCCGTCGGGCTGGCCGCGGGAATGAGTTTCTCCTGGATTTTCCTGGCCAGGGCGATATCGTGCTCGATCATTTCGTTGCGCGATTGAAGCATGTTGCGCTCCAATTCCAGCTCGAGGGTCCTTTCCCGCACGGTCCTCTCAAGCGATTCGCTGTATGTTTTCTGGATATGGAGCTTTTCCTCCTGGGCAAGTTCATTTTCCCGTTTCATAATGTTGATCCTGTCACCCAGCGCGAAGGAGAGAAGCACCACCTCGAGGGCAAAAGATGCCTGCCAGAGATTTTCCGTCACCATGGTGCTCGGAACAATGGCCAGCACCTTCAACGCGTATATGAAACCGGCGACCAGCAGTGTCCCCCAGGCCAGGAGGTAAAAGCGCGCGGACCGATTCCCTTTCATGAAGTTGATGACACCGGCGGAAAGGGCGAGCGGGGGAATGAAAAACCCGGCAACGACATCGCAATGCACCTGGTAAAAATAGTCGATCAGGAACACCAGGGGAATCTGGATCACCGCGAAAACCATGAGCAGGGTGAGAACCAGGTCGATGCGCGGGGTGATCTTGCGGGTGGTCAGAAATTTTTTCACGAAGAGCACGCTGAAGATCAACCCGATGTTGTGGAAGAGCCCGCGGGCGTCGCGGGACCACCATGTGGATTCCCCCTGGAAAAATTCCACGGCGAGGCCGTTCAGGATGAGCTGCAACATGCCGTGAAGGATCAGGACGGTCATGATGTAGTAAAAGTACACGGAATCCCGCGTCGACATGAAAATGAAAAGATTATAGAGAACCATAACGAGAATGACTCCGTAATAAAGGCCCAGGACATACTGCTGCAGATGATCCCATTCATAAAAGGCCATGGGCTTCCAGACGGCCGGGGAGAGCGGGTAGGTGTCCTTGCTTTCGATTCGCACCAGGTAGACGCGTTCCTGGCCGGGAAGGATTTCAAGGGGGACGACGAAATTTCTGTTCTTGATCTCACGCGCGGCGAATGGATAGTTGCGGCCCGTTTTTTGTTCGGTGATCGTCGCCCTGGCATCCACCGAATAGACCCTGATGTCATCGATAAGCGGGAAGTTCAGTTCAAAATAAAACAACCGTTCGGCGGCGGTCTCGTTGCGCAGGGAAAATTTGATCCACTGCGCGGAACGGGTATAACTCACCGTGATTACGTCACGACGGACCGGCCGGAACATCTCATCATGCGATCCCGACAGTATGTCATGAATGCCCAGCGTACCCCCGGTATCCTCGAACAGCATCATGCGGCTTCCCACCGGGTAATGGTCCCCGCTGTCCCCGAGGACGATTGGATCGAGCCCATAGGACCGCGACGGAAGAATCAGAAGCAGGAATACCGTTGCCGCCAGCACACAGCATTGAGATAATTTCATCGCTAACCGTCTTCGTGTGACCTGATGCCGTCCGACCTTCGGTATCACCCTAGTACTTTGGCAGTGAAATGTCAACGGACATTAGGATGCGGCGAGCAGTATAATTGCACTGCATGGCGGCAGGAACTTCCCGGTATTGATACGCTCATAGAATTGACTTCAAGTCACCTGCATGATTGCATTTCATAAAACAATATTTCCGTGGTTTTGGCATTTTCGCAGGCCGCGCAGAAGCACGGCGCAGGCAGGGAGACCCGCGATCGGGCAGGGGCAGCGTATCGGCCCCCTGAAAAAATGGTATTGACAGCCGGCGGGCCGAATATGACATCGAGGACAGCCTCTCGCAAAATAAGAATTTCGGATACCCTGCATGGCGCTTATACATCTACAGGAGGTCTCGCTCTCCTTTGGCGGCCGGCCCCTCTTCGACCGGCTCGATTTCCAGATCCAGAAGGGTGAAAAGATCTCCCTGCTCGGCCGCAACGGCTGCGGGAAGTCCACGTTCATGATGCTCCTGCACGGGCTCGTCGAGCCGGACGCCGGGACCGTGATACGCGACAAGACGCTCCTGACCTCGCTGTTACCCCAGGAGGTTCCCGTCGGCCTCGCCGGGAGCGTGTACGACGTCATCGCCGGGGGGATCGCGCACCCCGAACACCTGCACCACCACATGGACGGCGCGGAGGAGCGGAAGAGCCGGCGCCAGATCGAGCACGCGCTGTCGCTGTTGGGCCTGGATCCCGCCGGGGTCTTCGAAAATCTTTCCGCGGGGATGAAGCGCCGGGTGCTGCTGGGGCGCGCCCTCGCCCCTGACCCGGACATCCTCCTCCTGGACGAACCGACCAACCACCTCGACATCGAGGCGATCTGCTGGCTCGAGGATTTCCTCGCGCGCTACGATAAAACGGTGTTCTTCGTCACGCATGACAGGACCTTCCTCGGGAAGGTCGCCGACAGGATAGTCGAGCTCGACAGGGCGCGACTCTTCGATTGGCGCTGCGATTACCGCACCTTTCTTTCCCGGAAGGACGCCTGGCTCGAAGCGGAGGAGACGAACAACGCGCTCTTCGACAAGAAGCTGGCGAAGGAAGAGATATGGATCCGGAAGGGAATCAAGTCCCGCCGCACCAGGAACGAGGGGCGCGTGCGCGCGCTTGAACGCATGCGCGAAGAGAGGATGTCCCGGCGCGAGGTTCTGGGCAAGGTCCGCATGGAGATCCAGAAGGCAGAGATCTCGGGAAAAATGATAATCGAGGCGGACAAGGTCTCCTTCTCTTATGGCGAGAATGCAGTGGTGAAAAATTTCTCCGCGAGGATACTCCGCGGCGACAGGATCGGGCTTGTCGGACCCAACGGTTGCGGCAAGAGCACGCTCATCAAGCTGCTGCTGGGAGAGCTCGCGCCCGCCTCCGGTACCGTGAAGACGGGAACGAAGATCGAAACCGCGTACTTTGACCAGCTCAGGGACAGGCTGGACGAGGAACGGACCGTGCGGCAGAACGTCACGGACGGGAACGAGATCATCGATTTCAACGGCAGGAGCAGGCACGTGATCGGCTATCTCCAGGATTTCCTGTTCACGCCCGACAGGGCGGACAGCCCCGTGAAGGTGCTCTCCGGCGGCGAGAGAAACCGGCTGCTGCTCGCGAAGCTCTTCACGAGGCCCGCGAACCTCATCGTACTCGACGAGCCGACGAACGACCTGGACATCGAAACGATCGAGCTTCTCGAGGAGCTCCTGCTGGATTACCAGGGAACCCTGCTCCTCGTGAGCCATGACAGGACATTCCTGAACAACGTGGTCACCGCGACCTATATGTTCGAGGGAGAAGGGAGCATTCGCGAAAGTGCGGGGGGGTTCGATGCGCGGGAAGGCGCGGTCGAAAAACCCGCTCCCGGCCGGGAGAAGCCGGCGAAACCCGCCAGGGTGAAAGCCCCG
This region includes:
- a CDS encoding ATP-binding cassette domain-containing protein; protein product: MALIHLQEVSLSFGGRPLFDRLDFQIQKGEKISLLGRNGCGKSTFMMLLHGLVEPDAGTVIRDKTLLTSLLPQEVPVGLAGSVYDVIAGGIAHPEHLHHHMDGAEERKSRRQIEHALSLLGLDPAGVFENLSAGMKRRVLLGRALAPDPDILLLDEPTNHLDIEAICWLEDFLARYDKTVFFVTHDRTFLGKVADRIVELDRARLFDWRCDYRTFLSRKDAWLEAEETNNALFDKKLAKEEIWIRKGIKSRRTRNEGRVRALERMREERMSRREVLGKVRMEIQKAEISGKMIIEADKVSFSYGENAVVKNFSARILRGDRIGLVGPNGCGKSTLIKLLLGELAPASGTVKTGTKIETAYFDQLRDRLDEERTVRQNVTDGNEIIDFNGRSRHVIGYLQDFLFTPDRADSPVKVLSGGERNRLLLAKLFTRPANLIVLDEPTNDLDIETIELLEELLLDYQGTLLLVSHDRTFLNNVVTATYMFEGEGSIRESAGGFDAREGAVEKPAPGREKPAKPARVKAPVPKTKLTFKEKSELESIPALIEESELRIKEIYVLLGDPSFYQKNGERVVEMKRELETLEARIETLYARWDELSAFDAP